A genomic region of Arachis hypogaea cultivar Tifrunner chromosome 5, arahy.Tifrunner.gnm2.J5K5, whole genome shotgun sequence contains the following coding sequences:
- the LOC112800138 gene encoding uncharacterized protein, whose amino-acid sequence MVQWQRHFLPVFRQIAHTATTSSPQGKGLTTLTARTILLPSISSRSPVYHSFQYQGISGSTCLLSKSSNLEQTPTSSPLALTSFLGSKEAQDQKQTPVKKERVQAVMSKIKQSPKKVNLVAALVRGMLVKDALLQLQVTVKRASRTVYQGITQAQGNAVNNHGLDAERLIVAEAFVGKGLFRKKVSYHSKGRAGIKVKPECRLTVVVREITAEEEAKIARLKVHNFRKLTKREKRLVPHQLIVSNPVWGRKNKSSDRNSSATAA is encoded by the exons ATGGTCCAGTGGCAAAGGCATTTCTTGCCAGTTTTTCGTCAAATTGCACACACTGctaccacctcatctccccaaG GTAAGGGTCTGACGACATTGACAGCAAGAACAATACTATTGCCCTCAATTTCAAGTCGTAGCCCTGTTTATCACTCTTTCCAATACCAG GGAATTTCGGGTTCTACCTGTTTGCTTTCTAAGTCATCAAATCTGGAACAAACACCAACTTCCTCCCCGTTAGCCTTAACTTCCTTTTTGGGTAGCAAAGAAGCTCAAGACCAGAAGCAGACACCTGTTAAGAAAGAAAGAGTTCAAGCAGTAATGTCAAAAATAAAGCAG AGTCCTAAGAAGGTCAACTTGGTTGCTGCTTTGGTTCGTGGTATGCTGGTTAAAGATGCATTGCTGCAATTGCAAGTGACAGTAAAGCGAGCTTCAAGAACTGTATATCAG GGTATTACTCAAGCCCAAGGAAATGCCGTAAATAATCATGGATTGGATGCAGAGCGCCTCATTGTTG CTGAAGCGTTTGTTGGAAAAGGATTATTCCGGAAGAAAGTTTCTTACCATTCCAAAGGAAGAGCCGGCATCAAAGTCAAACCGGAATGCCGGCTAACAGTTGTAGTAAGAGAAATAACCGCTGAAGAAGAGGCGAAGATTGCGAGGTTGAAGGTTCACAATTTCCGCAAGCTCACGAAGCGTGAGAAACGGCTTGTGCCGCATCAGCTTATTGTGTCCAATCCTGTTTGGGGCCGCA
- the LOC112800140 gene encoding RINT1-like protein MAG2 isoform X2: MDSLPAPSHLSPSALSFLDGKFHTNDALSEASTLVAELQTQCSELDRSLNESTRRLGEGLSAYTSFSDDVNDRLSALASTCSSNAVPDGGRGEEGDGKGFREELAALAKEVARLENVRFYAETALKLNTLIGDIEDAVSHTINKHLRKPSSQNSEEMRLVAINMLKTTEGLLTSITKTQPQWKRLLSAADHRVDRALAILRPQAIADHQALLASLGWPPPLSSLASANQGLNPLLRMQADVRLKYSGNFLALCNLQELQRQRKCRQLEGHDREVARRQPLWVIEELANPLSLASQRHFSKWIDKPEFIFTLVYKITSDYVDSMDEMLQPLIDEAKVIGYSCREEWISAMVTSLSTYLAKEIFPSYISQLEEESVTGIQSSARISWLHLIDLMIAFDKRIKSLVERSGILLFSDDNGMLQRISSLSVFCDRPDWLDLWAEIELGDALDKLKPDIEDENNWRKKVEAAVLSSCTDNLKSPLISSAFLRHLSAVIERCRSLPSVTLRSKFLRLAGVPIIRKFFDSILVRCQEAEGLTALADDDAVIKVAVSNNAAHYFESALREWSEDVFFLEMDLDLDDKAELPSNADRNGEVLSESSGRVILDDEIKKLEDFRTEWVERISLVILRGFDARSRDYIKNKRQWQKVEEGWTVSKTLIDALDYLQSKMSVVEEALNSRDFVGVWRSLAAGIDQLIFNGILISSVKFHNGGVERFSSDIGVLFGVFGAWCLRPEGFFPKSSEGLKLLKLNENRVQECLAGGKRWLKENGIRHLTVTEAEKVVKNRVFSS; encoded by the exons ATGGACTCGCTGCCTGCACCCTCTCACCTCTCTCCTTCCGCACTCTCCTTCCTTGACGGCAAGTTCCACACCAATGACGCTCTCTCCGAAGCTTCGACTCTCGTCGCCGAGCTACAGACTCAGTGCTCCGAGTTGGATCGGTCTCTGAACGAGTCCACTCGCCGACTAGGAGAGGGTCTCTCAGCTTACACTTCGTTCTCGGATGACGTCAACGACCGCCTCAGTGCCCTTGCCTCCACTTGCTCTTCCAACGCCGTGCCAG ATGGAGGAAGAGGCGAAGAGGGTGATGGCAAGGGTTTCAGAGAGGAACTTGCGGCTTTGGCGAAGGAAGTTGCCAGGTTGGAGAACGTTCGTTTTTATGCAG AAACAGCGCTGAAACTTAATActttgattggtgatattgaagATGCTGTATCACATACCATAAACAAACACCTGAGGAAGCCTTCTAGTCAGAATTCAGAA GAAATGCGTCTGGTTGCTataaacatgctaaaaacaacAGAAGGACTATTGACCTCAATTACAAAGACACAGCCTCAGTGGAAGCGTCTTTTATCAGCAGCTGATCATAGAGTAGATCGAGCTCTAGCTATCTTAAGACCCCAGGCAATTGCTGATCATCAAGCACTTCTTGCTTCCCTTGGATGGCCCCCACCTCTTTCTTCTTTGGCTTCTGCAAATCAAGGACTGAATCCTCTACTGCGTATGCAAGCAGATGTTAGACTCAAGTACTCTGGAAACTTTCTTGCTTTGTGCAACCTACAAGAGTTGCAAAGGCAAAGAAAATGTAGACAGCTTGAGGGCCATGATAGGGAGGTTGCTCGGCGACAACCACTTTGGGTAATTGAAGAGCTTGCAAATCCCTTGTCATTGGCTTCCCAGCGACATTTCTCAAAATGGATTGATAAACCAGAATTTATATTTACGCTTGTATATAAGATCACAAGCGATTATGTTGATTCAATGGATGAAATGTTGCAGCCTTTGATTGATGAAGCAAAAGTAATTGGCTATAGTTGCAGAGAAGAATGGATTTCAGCAATGGTTACTTCCTTATCAACATACTTGGCAAAAGAAATTTTCCCTAGTTATATTAGTCAACTAGAAGAGGAGAGTGTTACAGGTATTCAATCATCTGCTAGAATATCGTGGCTGCATCTGATTGACCTGATGATAGCTTTTGATAAAAGGATCAAGTCTTTGGTGGAGCGTTCTGGAATTTTGCTATTTTCTGATGACAATGGTATGTTGCAGAGGATTTCTTCACTATCTGTATTTTGTGATAGACCAGACTGGCTTGATCTGTGGGCAGAAATAGAGCTAGGTGATGCCCTTGATAAGCTTAAACCTGACATTGAAGATGAGAATAATTGGAGAAAGAAAGTTGAAGCTGCAGTTCTCTCATCATGTACTGATAATCTCAAGTCTCCCCTAATTTCCAGTGCATTTCTTCGCCATCTATCAGCTGTTATTGAACGATGTAGATCATTACCAAGTGTTACTTTGAGGTCCAAATTTCTCAGATTAGCAGGTGTGCCTATTATAAGAAAATTTTTTGATTCCATACTTGTCCGTTGCCAAGAAGCTGAAGGACTAACTGCCTTAGCTGATGATGATGCTGTAATTAAAGTAGCAGTTTCCAACAATGCTGCCCATTACTTTGAATCTGCATTAAGGGAATGGTCTGAGGATGTCTTTTTCCTTGAGATGGATCTGGATCTGGATGATAAAGCAGAGTTGCCAAGTAATGCAGATAGAAATGGCGAAGTTTTGTCAGAGAGTTCTGGTAGGGTCATCTTGGATGACGAGATCAAGAAGTTAGAAGATTTTAGAACAGAATGGGTTGAAAGGATATCTCTAGTTATTTTGAGAGGTTTTGACGCTCGATCTCGAGATTACATCAAGAACAAGAGGCAATGGCAAAAGGTTGAAGAAGGGTGGACTGTGTCGAAGACACTGATAGATGCCCTAGATTATTTGCAAAGCAAAATGTCAGTTGTAGAAGAAGCTTTGAATAGTAGGGATTTTGTTGGGGTATGGAGAAGTTTGGCTGCTGGAATTGATCAATTGATTTTTAATGGTATTCTTATAAGTAGTGTAAAATTTCATAATGGTGGTGTCGAAAGATTCAGCAGCGATATTGGTGTTTTATTTGGGGTATTTGGGGCGTGGTGTTTGAGACCGGAAGGATTTTTTCCAAAATCAAGCGAAGGTCTTAAGTTGTTGAAATTGAATGAAAACAGAGTGCAAGAATGTCTTGCTGGTGGGAAGAGATGGTTGAAGGAAAATGGGATCAGGCATCTGACTGTAACCGAAGCAGAAAAGGTTGTGAAGAATAGGGTGTTCTCAAGTTGA
- the LOC112800140 gene encoding RINT1-like protein MAG2 isoform X1, with translation MIVELLLDSESNTGEQLHAKKLPSRTFEISLFMDSLPAPSHLSPSALSFLDGKFHTNDALSEASTLVAELQTQCSELDRSLNESTRRLGEGLSAYTSFSDDVNDRLSALASTCSSNAVPDGGRGEEGDGKGFREELAALAKEVARLENVRFYAETALKLNTLIGDIEDAVSHTINKHLRKPSSQNSEEMRLVAINMLKTTEGLLTSITKTQPQWKRLLSAADHRVDRALAILRPQAIADHQALLASLGWPPPLSSLASANQGLNPLLRMQADVRLKYSGNFLALCNLQELQRQRKCRQLEGHDREVARRQPLWVIEELANPLSLASQRHFSKWIDKPEFIFTLVYKITSDYVDSMDEMLQPLIDEAKVIGYSCREEWISAMVTSLSTYLAKEIFPSYISQLEEESVTGIQSSARISWLHLIDLMIAFDKRIKSLVERSGILLFSDDNGMLQRISSLSVFCDRPDWLDLWAEIELGDALDKLKPDIEDENNWRKKVEAAVLSSCTDNLKSPLISSAFLRHLSAVIERCRSLPSVTLRSKFLRLAGVPIIRKFFDSILVRCQEAEGLTALADDDAVIKVAVSNNAAHYFESALREWSEDVFFLEMDLDLDDKAELPSNADRNGEVLSESSGRVILDDEIKKLEDFRTEWVERISLVILRGFDARSRDYIKNKRQWQKVEEGWTVSKTLIDALDYLQSKMSVVEEALNSRDFVGVWRSLAAGIDQLIFNGILISSVKFHNGGVERFSSDIGVLFGVFGAWCLRPEGFFPKSSEGLKLLKLNENRVQECLAGGKRWLKENGIRHLTVTEAEKVVKNRVFSS, from the exons ATGATTGTTGAATTGTTGCTTGATTCTG AATCTAACACCGGAGAACAACTGCACGCTAAGAAACTTCCATCCAGAACCTTCGAGATTTCATTGTTCATGGACTCGCTGCCTGCACCCTCTCACCTCTCTCCTTCCGCACTCTCCTTCCTTGACGGCAAGTTCCACACCAATGACGCTCTCTCCGAAGCTTCGACTCTCGTCGCCGAGCTACAGACTCAGTGCTCCGAGTTGGATCGGTCTCTGAACGAGTCCACTCGCCGACTAGGAGAGGGTCTCTCAGCTTACACTTCGTTCTCGGATGACGTCAACGACCGCCTCAGTGCCCTTGCCTCCACTTGCTCTTCCAACGCCGTGCCAG ATGGAGGAAGAGGCGAAGAGGGTGATGGCAAGGGTTTCAGAGAGGAACTTGCGGCTTTGGCGAAGGAAGTTGCCAGGTTGGAGAACGTTCGTTTTTATGCAG AAACAGCGCTGAAACTTAATActttgattggtgatattgaagATGCTGTATCACATACCATAAACAAACACCTGAGGAAGCCTTCTAGTCAGAATTCAGAA GAAATGCGTCTGGTTGCTataaacatgctaaaaacaacAGAAGGACTATTGACCTCAATTACAAAGACACAGCCTCAGTGGAAGCGTCTTTTATCAGCAGCTGATCATAGAGTAGATCGAGCTCTAGCTATCTTAAGACCCCAGGCAATTGCTGATCATCAAGCACTTCTTGCTTCCCTTGGATGGCCCCCACCTCTTTCTTCTTTGGCTTCTGCAAATCAAGGACTGAATCCTCTACTGCGTATGCAAGCAGATGTTAGACTCAAGTACTCTGGAAACTTTCTTGCTTTGTGCAACCTACAAGAGTTGCAAAGGCAAAGAAAATGTAGACAGCTTGAGGGCCATGATAGGGAGGTTGCTCGGCGACAACCACTTTGGGTAATTGAAGAGCTTGCAAATCCCTTGTCATTGGCTTCCCAGCGACATTTCTCAAAATGGATTGATAAACCAGAATTTATATTTACGCTTGTATATAAGATCACAAGCGATTATGTTGATTCAATGGATGAAATGTTGCAGCCTTTGATTGATGAAGCAAAAGTAATTGGCTATAGTTGCAGAGAAGAATGGATTTCAGCAATGGTTACTTCCTTATCAACATACTTGGCAAAAGAAATTTTCCCTAGTTATATTAGTCAACTAGAAGAGGAGAGTGTTACAGGTATTCAATCATCTGCTAGAATATCGTGGCTGCATCTGATTGACCTGATGATAGCTTTTGATAAAAGGATCAAGTCTTTGGTGGAGCGTTCTGGAATTTTGCTATTTTCTGATGACAATGGTATGTTGCAGAGGATTTCTTCACTATCTGTATTTTGTGATAGACCAGACTGGCTTGATCTGTGGGCAGAAATAGAGCTAGGTGATGCCCTTGATAAGCTTAAACCTGACATTGAAGATGAGAATAATTGGAGAAAGAAAGTTGAAGCTGCAGTTCTCTCATCATGTACTGATAATCTCAAGTCTCCCCTAATTTCCAGTGCATTTCTTCGCCATCTATCAGCTGTTATTGAACGATGTAGATCATTACCAAGTGTTACTTTGAGGTCCAAATTTCTCAGATTAGCAGGTGTGCCTATTATAAGAAAATTTTTTGATTCCATACTTGTCCGTTGCCAAGAAGCTGAAGGACTAACTGCCTTAGCTGATGATGATGCTGTAATTAAAGTAGCAGTTTCCAACAATGCTGCCCATTACTTTGAATCTGCATTAAGGGAATGGTCTGAGGATGTCTTTTTCCTTGAGATGGATCTGGATCTGGATGATAAAGCAGAGTTGCCAAGTAATGCAGATAGAAATGGCGAAGTTTTGTCAGAGAGTTCTGGTAGGGTCATCTTGGATGACGAGATCAAGAAGTTAGAAGATTTTAGAACAGAATGGGTTGAAAGGATATCTCTAGTTATTTTGAGAGGTTTTGACGCTCGATCTCGAGATTACATCAAGAACAAGAGGCAATGGCAAAAGGTTGAAGAAGGGTGGACTGTGTCGAAGACACTGATAGATGCCCTAGATTATTTGCAAAGCAAAATGTCAGTTGTAGAAGAAGCTTTGAATAGTAGGGATTTTGTTGGGGTATGGAGAAGTTTGGCTGCTGGAATTGATCAATTGATTTTTAATGGTATTCTTATAAGTAGTGTAAAATTTCATAATGGTGGTGTCGAAAGATTCAGCAGCGATATTGGTGTTTTATTTGGGGTATTTGGGGCGTGGTGTTTGAGACCGGAAGGATTTTTTCCAAAATCAAGCGAAGGTCTTAAGTTGTTGAAATTGAATGAAAACAGAGTGCAAGAATGTCTTGCTGGTGGGAAGAGATGGTTGAAGGAAAATGGGATCAGGCATCTGACTGTAACCGAAGCAGAAAAGGTTGTGAAGAATAGGGTGTTCTCAAGTTGA